The following proteins come from a genomic window of Triticum aestivum cultivar Chinese Spring chromosome 6A, IWGSC CS RefSeq v2.1, whole genome shotgun sequence:
- the LOC123127712 gene encoding uncharacterized protein isoform X1, with amino-acid sequence MASRLPDQLAAVLLHPHPLSRFSTSSTLVDPRLLPSRPLSGSANRPPRFFVLQDPVMEGSSAMSPLGEPSIPMIAACAPALSCVRIAIELIKCPWRLSSLSQQEAPLPGSTNTRQNDRYFRSCTSKMLVGR; translated from the exons ATGGCTTCTAG GCTCCCAGATCAGctcgcggccgtcctcctccacccccaccccctctCGCGATTCAGCACTAGCTCAACGCTCGTGGATCCTCGCCTCCTTCCCAGCCGGCCGCTCTCTGGTTCTGCGAACAGGCCGCCACGGTTCTTCGTTCTGCAG GATCCAGTAATGGAGGGTAGCAGTGCGATGTCTCCGCTAGGAGAGCCCTCAATTCCAATGATCGCAGCATGTGCACCAGCACTATCATGTGTGAGAATAGCG ATCGAACTGATCAAGTGTCCATGGAGGTTGTCATCTCTCTCCCAGCAGGAGGCTCCATTGCCAGGAAGCACTAACACGAGGCAAAATGATAGATATTTTCGTTCTTGTACCAGCAAGATGCTTGTTGGGCGATGA
- the LOC123127712 gene encoding uncharacterized protein isoform X2: MASRLPDQLAAVLLHPHPLSRFSTSSTLVDPRLLPSRPLSGSANRPPRFFVLQDPVMEGSSAMSPLGEPSIPMIAACAPALSCVRIAVDRTDQVSMEVVISLPAGGSIARKH, translated from the exons ATGGCTTCTAG GCTCCCAGATCAGctcgcggccgtcctcctccacccccaccccctctCGCGATTCAGCACTAGCTCAACGCTCGTGGATCCTCGCCTCCTTCCCAGCCGGCCGCTCTCTGGTTCTGCGAACAGGCCGCCACGGTTCTTCGTTCTGCAG GATCCAGTAATGGAGGGTAGCAGTGCGATGTCTCCGCTAGGAGAGCCCTCAATTCCAATGATCGCAGCATGTGCACCAGCACTATCATGTGTGAGAATAGCG GTAGATCGAACTGATCAAGTGTCCATGGAGGTTGTCATCTCTCTCCCAGCAGGAGGCTCCATTGCCAGGAAGCACTAA
- the LOC123127712 gene encoding uncharacterized protein isoform X3: protein MASRLPDQLAAVLLHPHPLSRFSTSSTLVDPRLLPSRPLSGSANRPPRFFVLQDPVMEGSSAMSPLGEPSIPMIAACAPALSCVRIAPWNRSTVFKIKDVCRSN from the exons ATGGCTTCTAG GCTCCCAGATCAGctcgcggccgtcctcctccacccccaccccctctCGCGATTCAGCACTAGCTCAACGCTCGTGGATCCTCGCCTCCTTCCCAGCCGGCCGCTCTCTGGTTCTGCGAACAGGCCGCCACGGTTCTTCGTTCTGCAG GATCCAGTAATGGAGGGTAGCAGTGCGATGTCTCCGCTAGGAGAGCCCTCAATTCCAATGATCGCAGCATGTGCACCAGCACTATCATGTGTGAGAATAGCG CCATGGAATCGGTCAACAGTGTTCAAAATCAAGGATGTGT GTAGATCGAACTGA
- the LOC123127712 gene encoding uncharacterized protein isoform X4: MASRLPDQLAAVLLHPHPLSRFSTSSTLVDPRLLPSRPLSGSANRPPRFFVLQDPVMEGSSAMSPLGEPSIPMIAACAPALSCVRIAVGVLKEAGHI; the protein is encoded by the exons ATGGCTTCTAG GCTCCCAGATCAGctcgcggccgtcctcctccacccccaccccctctCGCGATTCAGCACTAGCTCAACGCTCGTGGATCCTCGCCTCCTTCCCAGCCGGCCGCTCTCTGGTTCTGCGAACAGGCCGCCACGGTTCTTCGTTCTGCAG GATCCAGTAATGGAGGGTAGCAGTGCGATGTCTCCGCTAGGAGAGCCCTCAATTCCAATGATCGCAGCATGTGCACCAGCACTATCATGTGTGAGAATAGCG GTTGGAGTGCTGAAAGAAGCTGGACATATATAA